The Candidatus Culexarchaeum yellowstonense genomic sequence TTGAAACTACTTCGTGGACCCCTCTCCATGCTTTTAATGCAGAGACTGGTATGGACCATAGAGCACCAAGTAGCATAGCGAACAATGTAGCAATTACTAAATGAATACCCGGGGGTAGAGAAATAGCGCCTCCGATAATTACAGCTCCGATAGCGCCCATATAAGCTTGCCCTTCTGCGCCTACATTAAAATATCCGGACCTCACGCCAATTGCGAAAGTTAGTCCAGTTAGCATTAATGGAACCGCGTTCGCTAAACTCTCAAGTATACCATCTATAGACAATATCGACCCCCTCAATAATGCTGAATAAGCTAGAATTGGATCATAACCTAAAGCTGCCATTAGTATTGCTCCACCTAGAAAACCAATCAATACTGCTATTAGTGATTCGATAAGCGGTTTTTTCAACTT encodes the following:
- a CDS encoding ABC transporter permease; its protein translation is MKKPLIESLIAVLIGFLGGAILMAALGYDPILAYSALLRGSILSIDGILESLANAVPLMLTGLTFAIGVRSGYFNVGAEGQAYMGAIGAVIIGGAISLPPGIHLVIATLFAMLLGALWSIPVSALKAWRGVHEVVS